In Thalassoglobus sp. JC818, one DNA window encodes the following:
- the nrdR gene encoding transcriptional regulator NrdR, with the protein MRCPFCREGESKVVDSRGSQDFVIRRRRECLACGRRFTTYEKMEESPLKVIKKDGSRVPFDREKIRSGLEKACYKRPVSPDQVEQILDRVEHSVYETFEREVPSRYIGEQVCEALRLVDQVAFVRFASVYRSFQDVNDFVEELQTLRERSSRRDD; encoded by the coding sequence ATGCGTTGCCCATTTTGCCGCGAAGGAGAGAGCAAAGTCGTCGACTCCCGCGGGAGTCAGGACTTTGTGATTCGCCGTCGCCGGGAATGCCTTGCTTGCGGACGTCGATTTACGACGTATGAGAAGATGGAAGAATCACCACTGAAGGTGATCAAGAAAGACGGGTCGCGCGTTCCGTTCGATCGCGAGAAGATCCGCTCTGGCCTCGAAAAAGCTTGCTACAAACGACCGGTCAGTCCGGATCAGGTGGAACAGATTCTGGATCGAGTTGAACATTCCGTTTACGAAACGTTCGAGCGAGAAGTGCCGTCGCGATACATCGGTGAACAGGTCTGCGAGGCACTTCGGCTTGTCGATCAAGTTGCGTTCGTGCGATTTGCTTCGGTCTATCGATCGTTCCAGGACGTGAATGACTTCGTCGAAGAACTGCAAACCCTCAGGGAACGGAGTTCACGCCGGGATGATTGA
- a CDS encoding (Fe-S)-binding protein, with protein MRVGLFIPCYIDQFFPQVGLATVELLEQFGCDVEYPEDQTCCGQPMANTGLLEQAKPLAKSYVSMFADFEYVVCPSGSCTAMVTHHYDNLLPEGDAGLNKVKENTYELTEFLTDVLQVENIKAKFPYRVGLHNSCHGLRELRLGSASELMQNRFSKARQLLEQVEGIELVELSRIDECCGFGGTFAVSEEAVSCMMGNDRIHDHEEAGAQIITAGDMSCLMHLDGLLRRQKKPIQVMHIAEILTGATPSNPVGN; from the coding sequence ATGAGAGTTGGACTTTTCATTCCTTGCTACATCGACCAGTTCTTCCCGCAAGTCGGGCTGGCAACAGTTGAGTTGCTGGAACAGTTTGGTTGCGACGTCGAGTATCCCGAAGATCAAACCTGCTGCGGCCAGCCAATGGCCAATACGGGACTGCTCGAACAGGCGAAGCCGCTCGCCAAATCATACGTCTCGATGTTTGCTGATTTCGAGTACGTCGTTTGCCCTTCGGGAAGTTGTACAGCGATGGTGACTCATCACTATGACAATCTTCTCCCTGAAGGTGATGCCGGGTTGAACAAGGTCAAAGAGAACACCTACGAGCTGACTGAGTTTCTCACAGACGTTCTTCAGGTTGAGAACATCAAAGCGAAATTTCCGTATCGTGTGGGGCTCCACAATAGCTGCCACGGACTTCGCGAACTTCGACTGGGTTCTGCTTCGGAACTCATGCAGAACCGCTTCAGCAAGGCCCGTCAGCTTCTCGAACAGGTCGAGGGAATCGAACTCGTGGAACTCTCGCGAATCGATGAGTGTTGCGGTTTCGGCGGGACGTTTGCCGTCAGCGAAGAAGCAGTCTCATGCATGATGGGTAACGACCGCATTCATGATCACGAAGAGGCAGGAGCTCAGATCATCACAGCTGGGGATATGTCCTGCCTAATGCATCTGGACGGTCTCTTGAGAAGGCAGAAGAAGCCGATCCAGGTGATGCACATCGCGGAAATTCTGACCGGTGCCACACCTTCGAACCCGGTTGGCAACTGA
- a CDS encoding glutaredoxin family protein, giving the protein MSPQRTPVAVSSCLVLLSAFGLLLVIQAQAGFFTGALSYPLREHPQLWMFCFVGGLALGIWLLWNRSHSVTDWKPEYDGRRFGSAVLYTRDGCPLCDEAAEVLARYRQWLPPTTEVDIDLDPDLKMRLGAEIPVIQFDGQTRFKGHVNEVLLRRLIDGTPPVA; this is encoded by the coding sequence ATGTCTCCTCAACGAACTCCTGTCGCTGTTTCCAGCTGTCTGGTCCTTTTGAGTGCTTTCGGCCTGCTGCTCGTGATTCAAGCCCAGGCAGGTTTCTTTACGGGAGCACTCAGCTATCCTCTGAGAGAACATCCGCAGTTGTGGATGTTCTGTTTTGTCGGAGGGCTGGCTCTCGGGATCTGGCTGCTTTGGAACCGTTCCCATTCCGTGACCGACTGGAAACCGGAATACGATGGTCGTCGGTTCGGCAGTGCAGTCCTGTACACACGCGATGGTTGTCCGTTGTGCGACGAGGCAGCGGAAGTTCTCGCCCGGTATCGCCAATGGCTGCCCCCCACAACAGAGGTTGATATCGACCTCGATCCGGATCTCAAGATGCGGCTTGGGGCAGAGATTCCTGTGATTCAATTCGATGGACAGACACGATTCAAAGGGCACGTGAACGAAGTTCTGTTGCGACGCCTTATTGATGGGACGCCACCTGTCGCGTAA
- a CDS encoding glycine cleavage T C-terminal barrel domain-containing protein — protein MTTTQPLKCFNLAGWTQVLLSGPDCKSFLQSFCTNDISKLQAGDVCEAFIPDIKGRILAHVIVLAGEDSLRLISGPGTGEVLVPHLTKYLLGLNAEVVDVTATSRLLVVAGEDGIQALDAKEFADQTGAQVVSLDVLAEPSIWISAAAEHVDAIESRLQSQGVTEGTEAEFERLRIAAGFPLVGRDLSDANIAQEAGRTDRAISFTKGCYLGQEPIARLDAMGHTNKELRGLLAEHEAIPVDSVVLAEEKEIGRISSVASLGEGRSIALAVIRTKFASPGTSVAITTENGTFPATIYWPRLDVE, from the coding sequence GTGACTACGACTCAACCTCTGAAGTGCTTCAACCTTGCGGGCTGGACGCAGGTTCTGCTTTCAGGACCAGATTGCAAATCGTTCCTTCAGAGTTTCTGTACCAACGACATCTCCAAGCTTCAGGCCGGCGACGTGTGCGAAGCGTTCATTCCGGATATCAAGGGACGTATTCTCGCGCATGTCATCGTACTTGCGGGTGAAGATTCCCTCCGCCTGATCTCCGGTCCCGGAACTGGAGAAGTGCTTGTCCCTCATCTAACGAAGTACCTGTTGGGGCTGAATGCCGAGGTCGTCGACGTCACAGCGACGAGTCGACTTCTCGTCGTCGCTGGTGAGGATGGGATTCAAGCACTCGATGCGAAAGAGTTCGCCGATCAAACCGGAGCACAAGTCGTATCTCTGGACGTGCTGGCAGAACCATCGATTTGGATTTCCGCAGCAGCTGAACACGTTGACGCAATCGAGTCTCGATTGCAGTCGCAGGGAGTGACAGAGGGGACAGAAGCAGAATTTGAACGCCTCCGCATCGCTGCCGGTTTTCCACTTGTCGGTCGTGATTTGAGCGATGCGAACATCGCCCAGGAAGCAGGCCGAACAGACCGAGCCATCAGCTTCACAAAAGGTTGTTATCTCGGACAGGAACCCATCGCCCGACTCGACGCGATGGGGCACACCAACAAAGAACTTCGCGGCCTCCTCGCCGAGCACGAAGCCATCCCGGTCGACAGTGTAGTCCTCGCCGAAGAGAAAGAAATCGGACGCATTTCCTCCGTCGCATCACTCGGTGAAGGCCGTTCAATCGCACTCGCAGTCATCCGCACAAAGTTCGCATCCCCCGGAACCTCTGTCGCAATCACAACCGAAAACGGAACATTCCCAGCCACCATCTACTGGCCACGACTGGATGTCGAGTAG
- the hemW gene encoding radical SAM family heme chaperone HemW, with amino-acid sequence MTADSVYIHVPFCIHRCGYCDFTVIAGRDDLIDDYLKCLELEIARSITSPQPVSTIFIGGGTPSYLPEPALQRLLTVVNQWFPLRPDGEFSMECNPDGLTPAKMKILRVHSVNRISLGVQSFNSQHLQTLERTHHAETVDTVFNQLRDNGFTNISLDLIFAVPDQTLADWEADLKTVIALNPEHVSTYGLTFEKGTQFWTRRMKSQLIPADDELEREMYSVAMNTLEDAGFRQYELSNFAQPGMECRHNKVYWQSAPYFGFGPGAASYLNGVRAMRHRSVTTWIKRIMAGESGIAETEELNSEDRAREAVMLGLRQVEGIDLEQFQQRFSYPLPDLAPNAFDRLIEDQLLTLDQGKLRLTKTGRFIADSIMAEFL; translated from the coding sequence ATGACGGCGGACTCAGTTTACATCCATGTTCCGTTTTGCATCCATCGATGTGGTTATTGCGACTTCACTGTGATCGCTGGCCGAGATGACTTGATCGACGACTATCTCAAATGCCTCGAACTTGAGATCGCTCGCTCCATTACAAGCCCGCAACCGGTCTCCACAATTTTCATCGGAGGAGGAACCCCCAGCTATCTCCCGGAACCCGCACTGCAACGACTCCTCACGGTCGTCAATCAATGGTTTCCGTTAAGACCGGATGGCGAATTCTCAATGGAGTGCAACCCTGATGGACTGACTCCCGCCAAGATGAAAATCCTGCGAGTTCATTCGGTAAATCGAATCAGCCTCGGCGTGCAATCGTTCAACTCCCAACACCTTCAGACACTTGAACGAACGCATCACGCTGAGACTGTCGACACCGTCTTCAATCAGTTACGAGACAATGGTTTCACGAATATCTCGCTCGACCTGATCTTCGCTGTCCCCGATCAAACACTCGCCGACTGGGAAGCGGACCTGAAAACGGTCATCGCTTTGAATCCCGAGCACGTTTCGACCTACGGACTCACATTCGAAAAAGGCACACAGTTCTGGACGCGGCGAATGAAGTCGCAACTCATCCCCGCCGACGATGAACTCGAACGGGAAATGTATTCCGTCGCAATGAACACGCTGGAGGACGCCGGTTTCCGCCAGTATGAACTCTCAAACTTCGCCCAGCCCGGAATGGAGTGTCGACACAACAAAGTCTACTGGCAATCCGCCCCGTATTTCGGCTTCGGACCGGGAGCAGCCTCCTACCTCAACGGAGTCCGCGCCATGCGTCATCGAAGCGTGACCACCTGGATCAAGCGAATCATGGCTGGAGAATCCGGAATCGCGGAGACAGAAGAACTCAACTCAGAAGACCGAGCGAGAGAAGCCGTCATGCTCGGACTCAGACAAGTTGAAGGCATCGACCTCGAGCAATTCCAACAACGATTCTCCTACCCACTCCCTGACCTCGCTCCGAACGCCTTCGATCGTCTCATCGAGGATCAACTCCTCACTCTCGACCAAGGCAAACTCCGCCTCACAAAAACCGGCCGCTTCATCGCCGACTCCATCATGGCCGAATTCCTATGA
- a CDS encoding ferrochelatase has product MSEYNYDAVLFVAFGGPESRDDVMPFLENVLRGRNVPRERMLEVAEHYYHFDGVSPINQQMRELIDAVTEDLASQGVEIPIYWGNRNWHPMLTETMQKMADDGIQNAIAFVASAYSSYSGCRQYRENVYASQDEVGESAPDVDKIRTFYNHPGFISANVARIEDAIAQLPERSRGEFHVAFTAHSIPNSMSDNCDYVQQLSETCRLIADSIGIPQDRWKLVYQSRSGRPEDPWLEPDILDHIDQLNQQGVGGLIIAPVGFLSDHMEVLFDLDEEAALKCKELGVPMSRAASVGTHPDFVRCVSKLIMERLLLNVEKEAIGQYGPNWDVCPQDCCPAPVRRRRPSSSS; this is encoded by the coding sequence GTGAGTGAATACAACTACGACGCGGTGCTTTTCGTAGCGTTCGGTGGCCCCGAATCTCGGGATGACGTGATGCCGTTTCTTGAGAATGTGTTGCGAGGACGAAATGTCCCGCGCGAGAGAATGCTCGAAGTGGCGGAGCATTATTACCACTTTGACGGTGTGAGTCCGATCAATCAGCAGATGAGGGAACTGATCGACGCGGTGACTGAGGACCTTGCCAGTCAGGGCGTTGAGATTCCGATTTATTGGGGGAATCGAAACTGGCATCCGATGCTTACGGAGACAATGCAGAAAATGGCGGATGATGGGATTCAGAACGCGATTGCGTTCGTCGCTTCCGCCTACAGCAGCTACTCCGGTTGTCGTCAGTATCGTGAGAACGTTTACGCATCCCAAGATGAGGTCGGCGAGTCAGCACCGGACGTCGACAAGATTCGCACGTTCTACAATCACCCGGGATTCATCTCCGCGAATGTCGCGAGGATTGAGGATGCGATTGCACAACTTCCGGAACGGTCTCGTGGAGAGTTTCACGTCGCGTTCACGGCTCACAGCATTCCGAATTCAATGTCAGACAACTGCGATTATGTGCAGCAGCTTTCGGAGACATGTCGGCTGATCGCTGATTCGATTGGTATTCCTCAGGATCGCTGGAAGCTTGTTTATCAAAGCCGCAGCGGTCGACCGGAAGATCCCTGGCTTGAGCCCGACATTCTCGATCACATCGATCAACTCAATCAGCAAGGTGTTGGGGGGCTGATCATTGCTCCGGTCGGTTTTCTGTCTGACCACATGGAGGTACTGTTTGATCTTGATGAAGAAGCAGCCCTGAAGTGCAAAGAGCTGGGAGTGCCGATGTCGCGGGCGGCGAGTGTCGGGACGCATCCTGATTTTGTACGATGCGTGAGCAAGTTGATCATGGAGCGATTGCTTCTAAACGTAGAGAAGGAAGCGATCGGTCAGTACGGACCAAACTGGGATGTCTGTCCTCAGGACTGCTGTCCCGCTCCTGTTCGTCGACGGCGACCGTCTTCATCAAGCTGA
- a CDS encoding histidine triad nucleotide-binding protein, whose product MSEPTIFKRIIDGEIPAEIVYEDEQCLAFRDVNPQAPVHILVIPRKEIPSLAETDDEDQMLLGHLMIVIRRLAEEMGLKNGFRVVANSGVDGGQTVNHLHFHLLGQRNLDWPPG is encoded by the coding sequence ATGTCGGAGCCAACGATCTTCAAGCGAATTATCGACGGAGAGATTCCTGCGGAAATCGTCTATGAAGATGAACAGTGTCTCGCGTTTCGTGACGTCAACCCCCAAGCACCGGTTCACATTCTCGTGATTCCCCGCAAGGAAATTCCTTCTCTCGCTGAGACTGACGATGAGGATCAAATGCTGCTGGGGCATTTGATGATTGTGATCCGTCGACTGGCTGAAGAGATGGGGCTGAAGAATGGATTTCGGGTCGTGGCCAATTCAGGTGTTGATGGTGGGCAGACAGTGAATCATCTGCACTTCCATCTGCTCGGACAGAGAAACCTCGACTGGCCGCCGGGTTAA
- a CDS encoding Tex family protein, whose protein sequence is MCRSRGVVTEKDRMDSEQELIQRLSSQLGLKLDSVRRTVEILDEGNTVPFITRYRKQQTGGLDENQIRAIQEGIATLREVSTTRARMIESLQELGKLTPELQAQLLEADSKRRLDELYAPFRVKKKTKATEALERGLGPLAEAIWNGRVGDDQVEKVAANCVGKHPDLVDSQIVIDGAREIIASRISELVAIRDIVRETARRTAMIRTKLSSGGKDEELKKTFSDYGGFESSFKRLAPHRVMAIDRGEAKKILRVSLDWDGDQAQRRAAANLELGIHRAKRFMAECLSESLKRFVNPAVERELRREATESAHVHSMGVFAANLRSLLMQPPLPSKTVMAIDPGFRSGCKVAVIDRLGTLLESDLIFVIGKDSRESQAEKLSQLVAKHQVDVIAIGNGTASRETEALVSEAIQNHNLSCRYTIVNEAGASIYSASQAGQEEFPDLDATVRGTLSIGRRLQDPLSELVKIEPQHLGVGMYQHDLPEKQLEQSLSEVVVSCVNSVGVDLNRASTELLKYVSGLNRKSAEKIVQRRHESGPFRRRRELLDVPGIGPATYTQAAGFLRIADGDEPLDATWVHPESYSLARQMLKSFGVEPQSMLKTKGPKLSTERINFDELSSSLQSDRFTVEQVYEAISRPGRDPREDVAGPLFRSGVMNFEDLKIGMKLQGVVSNVVDFGAFVDVGLKNDGLVHISRLSDQFVSSPLDCVSLGDVVTVWVAQLDEERKRLGLSMIPLEDADLER, encoded by the coding sequence ATGTGCCGCTCGCGAGGTGTTGTCACGGAGAAAGATCGAATGGACTCGGAACAGGAATTGATTCAACGGCTTTCATCACAGCTTGGTCTGAAGCTTGATTCGGTCCGCAGAACGGTTGAGATTTTGGATGAGGGCAACACCGTTCCGTTTATCACTCGTTACCGAAAGCAGCAAACCGGCGGGCTCGACGAGAACCAGATTCGTGCGATTCAAGAGGGAATCGCCACGCTGCGAGAGGTTTCCACAACTCGGGCTCGCATGATTGAGTCGCTTCAAGAGCTCGGCAAGCTGACTCCTGAACTTCAGGCACAACTCCTCGAGGCCGATTCCAAACGTCGACTCGACGAACTCTATGCGCCGTTTCGTGTCAAGAAGAAAACCAAAGCAACTGAGGCTTTGGAACGCGGATTGGGGCCGCTGGCCGAGGCGATCTGGAATGGGCGCGTGGGTGATGACCAAGTTGAGAAAGTGGCTGCCAATTGCGTCGGGAAGCATCCGGACCTTGTCGATTCACAGATCGTGATCGACGGAGCGCGGGAGATTATTGCCAGTCGCATTTCTGAGTTGGTCGCTATCCGCGACATCGTACGCGAGACCGCCCGGCGGACTGCGATGATTCGGACCAAACTTTCGTCTGGGGGAAAAGACGAGGAACTCAAAAAAACATTCAGCGACTACGGCGGATTCGAAAGTTCCTTCAAACGATTGGCACCGCATCGGGTGATGGCGATCGATCGAGGAGAAGCCAAAAAAATCTTGCGTGTGTCATTGGATTGGGATGGTGATCAGGCGCAGAGACGAGCTGCTGCCAATCTCGAATTGGGAATACACCGTGCAAAGCGATTTATGGCTGAGTGTCTGAGCGAATCTTTAAAGCGGTTTGTCAATCCTGCTGTTGAACGAGAGCTCAGACGGGAGGCGACAGAGAGTGCACATGTTCATTCGATGGGCGTCTTTGCAGCGAACCTCAGAAGTTTGCTGATGCAGCCGCCGCTTCCGAGCAAGACGGTCATGGCAATCGATCCCGGATTTCGATCGGGATGTAAGGTGGCTGTCATTGATCGTCTTGGAACGCTGCTGGAATCTGATCTGATCTTCGTGATTGGAAAAGACTCACGCGAATCTCAGGCTGAGAAGCTGAGCCAGCTTGTCGCGAAGCATCAAGTCGATGTGATTGCAATTGGCAACGGGACAGCGAGCCGCGAAACCGAAGCTCTCGTCAGCGAAGCGATCCAGAATCACAATCTTTCGTGTCGATACACGATCGTCAACGAGGCAGGGGCGAGTATTTATTCTGCGAGTCAGGCAGGGCAGGAGGAGTTTCCGGACCTCGATGCGACAGTTCGTGGAACCCTTTCGATTGGTCGACGTTTGCAGGATCCGCTGAGCGAATTGGTGAAGATTGAACCTCAACACCTTGGTGTCGGGATGTATCAGCATGATCTTCCGGAGAAGCAACTTGAGCAATCGTTGAGTGAAGTTGTTGTCTCGTGTGTGAACAGCGTTGGAGTCGATTTGAACCGGGCCAGCACTGAACTGCTTAAGTATGTCTCCGGGCTCAATCGCAAATCAGCTGAGAAGATCGTTCAGCGTCGTCATGAGAGTGGACCTTTCCGTCGTCGTCGAGAACTGCTCGATGTTCCGGGAATCGGGCCAGCCACTTATACGCAGGCAGCTGGTTTTTTGAGAATTGCCGACGGGGACGAACCGCTGGATGCCACTTGGGTGCATCCGGAGAGTTATTCGCTCGCGAGGCAAATGCTGAAGAGTTTCGGAGTCGAACCGCAATCTATGCTGAAAACGAAAGGTCCAAAACTTTCCACTGAGCGAATCAACTTTGATGAACTGTCGTCTTCCTTGCAGAGCGATCGATTCACGGTTGAACAGGTTTACGAAGCAATTTCCCGACCCGGGCGCGACCCTCGTGAAGATGTTGCGGGGCCTCTGTTTCGCTCGGGCGTGATGAATTTCGAAGACCTGAAGATTGGAATGAAACTTCAGGGAGTCGTCTCGAACGTGGTCGATTTCGGGGCGTTTGTTGACGTCGGACTCAAGAACGATGGGCTCGTGCACATCAGTCGTCTGTCTGATCAGTTTGTTTCGTCTCCTCTCGACTGCGTGAGCCTGGGAGACGTCGTGACTGTTTGGGTTGCGCAACTCGACGAAGAACGCAAACGCCTCGGTCTATCAATGATTCCGTTGGAAGATGCGGACCTCGAACGCTGA
- a CDS encoding TerC family protein has product MEWVIALVTLTAMEIVLGIDNIVFISILCGKLPPAQRAMARTIGLGLAMGTRILLLLSLTWVLGLTQPIFYLTDLGIPASFVETEEQTKFRLAAENQTEESAPDDESASSHDIPDSDAGELTLSHGSHNHDEHNINSVSWRDLILLLGGLFLIANSVVEIHHKIEGEGGHQSNQNTGNFWSVIVQIGILDIIFSLDSVITAIGMTNHINIMILAVVIAIFVMMLFAGMIEGFVEKYPTIKILALSFLILIGVLLVAEGIGTPVNKGYIYFAMAFSLAVELVNMQIRGGRGVPTTSQELLEDAESE; this is encoded by the coding sequence ATGGAGTGGGTGATTGCACTGGTCACGTTGACGGCGATGGAAATCGTCCTCGGCATCGACAACATTGTTTTCATCAGCATCTTGTGTGGGAAGCTTCCACCAGCCCAGCGAGCAATGGCCAGAACGATTGGTCTTGGCCTGGCCATGGGAACGCGGATTCTGCTGCTGCTCTCTCTGACCTGGGTTCTGGGCCTGACTCAACCGATCTTCTACCTGACCGATTTAGGCATTCCTGCCTCGTTCGTGGAAACTGAAGAACAAACGAAATTCAGACTCGCGGCCGAAAATCAAACCGAAGAATCTGCGCCCGACGACGAGTCTGCCAGCTCTCATGACATTCCCGATTCAGATGCTGGAGAGCTGACTCTCAGCCACGGCTCACACAATCATGATGAGCACAACATTAATTCCGTCTCCTGGCGAGATCTCATTCTCCTGCTCGGAGGTCTCTTTCTGATTGCCAACTCTGTTGTCGAGATTCACCATAAAATCGAAGGCGAAGGCGGCCATCAATCCAATCAGAACACCGGCAACTTCTGGAGCGTCATCGTTCAGATTGGGATCCTCGACATCATTTTCTCACTCGATTCAGTCATCACTGCGATTGGGATGACGAATCACATCAACATCATGATTCTCGCGGTCGTCATCGCGATCTTTGTCATGATGCTCTTTGCCGGGATGATCGAAGGGTTCGTGGAGAAGTATCCGACGATCAAGATCCTAGCACTCAGCTTCCTGATTTTGATCGGAGTTCTGCTGGTCGCTGAGGGAATCGGAACCCCGGTGAACAAAGGATACATTTACTTCGCGATGGCGTTCTCGCTGGCTGTCGAACTGGTCAACATGCAAATTCGCGGCGGTCGAGGAGTCCCCACGACATCGCAAGAACTGCTCGAGGATGCGGAAAGCGAGTGA
- a CDS encoding PQQ-dependent sugar dehydrogenase has translation MKQTVFCAALAGVLSASSLFAAGPNQLSDAEKRAGWELLFDGTSTENFRNYQKDAISDGWVVEDGALIRKEKGAGDIITKNKYTAFELMLDYKISPGGNSGLMFLVTEEYPTPWRSGPEIQIQDNVDGHDAQKAGWLYQLYQPPNDPETGKPIDSTRPAGEWNQLHVVIDPKQSEVNMNGVRYVRFQVGSDDWNKKVAASKFAPFENFAKAEEGHIALQDHGNEVAFRNIKIRDLSKDNAVKNPVDSELGVKPVLAFPNLKWKDWEPVDEKGRPQSFRPIVVTHANDGSGRLFVMEQHGVIYSFENKPDVTESNVFLDLRNSVKYADRQNEEGFLGMAFHPKFKENGEVFVYYTEVPGQVSVISRFNVSADDPNKVDPESELEIMRIEQPFWNHNGGTIAFGPDGYLYVGLGDGGSANDPFNNAQNLSSLLGSILRIDIDSTQDGKNYAIPEDNPFVRDREARPEIYAYGLRNVWRMAFDRESGDLWCADVGQNLWEEINIIVKGGNYGWNLKEGTHPFGSSSSLNTQVIDPIWEYDHGVGKSITGGTVYRGSRLPSLAGKYIYADYVSGLIWALNYDATQKKVVSNESIPSPQMPVITFGEDAEGEIYFCIVTNDGNGIYTFAAE, from the coding sequence ATGAAACAGACTGTTTTTTGTGCGGCTCTGGCCGGAGTTCTCTCCGCGTCGTCGCTCTTCGCCGCTGGTCCAAATCAGCTTTCCGATGCTGAAAAACGAGCCGGTTGGGAACTCCTCTTTGATGGAACCTCGACCGAGAACTTTCGCAACTACCAGAAAGACGCCATCAGCGACGGCTGGGTGGTTGAAGATGGTGCCTTGATCCGAAAAGAAAAAGGCGCCGGTGACATCATCACCAAAAACAAATACACCGCCTTCGAACTGATGCTGGATTACAAGATCTCTCCCGGCGGAAACAGTGGACTGATGTTTCTGGTGACCGAAGAGTACCCGACGCCATGGCGTTCCGGTCCGGAAATTCAGATTCAGGACAACGTCGACGGGCATGACGCTCAGAAAGCTGGCTGGCTCTATCAGCTCTATCAGCCACCGAATGATCCAGAAACCGGCAAGCCAATCGATTCCACACGGCCAGCCGGGGAATGGAATCAATTGCACGTCGTCATCGATCCGAAGCAATCGGAAGTCAACATGAATGGCGTCCGGTACGTCCGTTTCCAAGTTGGAAGCGACGACTGGAACAAGAAAGTGGCTGCCAGCAAGTTTGCTCCATTTGAAAACTTCGCCAAGGCTGAAGAGGGACACATCGCACTTCAGGACCACGGCAACGAAGTCGCTTTCCGCAACATCAAAATCCGTGACCTGAGCAAAGACAACGCCGTCAAGAATCCAGTCGACAGTGAACTGGGCGTCAAACCGGTCCTTGCGTTTCCAAATCTGAAATGGAAAGACTGGGAACCGGTTGATGAAAAAGGTCGTCCTCAGTCATTCCGTCCAATCGTGGTCACACACGCCAACGACGGAAGCGGACGCTTGTTCGTCATGGAACAGCACGGAGTCATCTACTCCTTCGAAAACAAGCCTGACGTGACAGAATCGAATGTCTTCCTCGACTTGCGAAACAGCGTCAAATACGCCGATCGCCAGAACGAAGAAGGTTTTCTTGGAATGGCGTTTCATCCCAAGTTCAAAGAGAACGGCGAAGTCTTCGTTTATTACACGGAAGTTCCGGGACAGGTTTCTGTTATCTCACGATTCAACGTTTCGGCTGACGATCCCAACAAGGTCGATCCAGAATCGGAACTCGAGATCATGCGAATCGAACAGCCGTTCTGGAATCACAACGGCGGAACAATTGCATTCGGTCCTGATGGATATCTGTACGTTGGACTCGGTGATGGCGGAAGCGCAAACGATCCATTCAACAACGCTCAGAACCTCTCCAGCCTGCTCGGCTCGATCTTGCGAATCGATATCGACAGCACACAGGATGGCAAGAACTACGCGATTCCTGAGGACAACCCGTTCGTCCGCGATCGAGAAGCACGTCCAGAAATCTATGCCTATGGACTTCGAAATGTCTGGCGAATGGCATTTGACCGCGAAAGCGGAGACCTGTGGTGTGCAGACGTCGGTCAGAATCTCTGGGAAGAGATCAACATCATCGTCAAAGGCGGGAACTACGGTTGGAACCTGAAAGAGGGAACCCATCCGTTCGGTTCAAGCAGCTCACTCAACACTCAAGTCATCGATCCGATCTGGGAGTACGATCACGGAGTCGGAAAATCGATCACTGGGGGAACTGTCTATCGTGGGTCACGTCTTCCGTCACTCGCCGGAAAATACATCTACGCCGACTACGTCTCCGGTTTGATCTGGGCATTGAACTACGACGCCACTCAGAAGAAAGTCGTTTCGAACGAGTCGATTCCGAGCCCGCAAATGCCCGTCATTACGTTCGGAGAAGATGCTGAAGGCGAGATTTACTTCTGCATCGTGACCAACGACGGCAACGGAATTTACACGTTTGCTGCCGAGTAA
- a CDS encoding WXG100 family type VII secretion target, whose protein sequence is MAQAIANPEELRAFAMKLKQFNSTLSDQAASLASQLDALSTTWRDQENAKFTEEFKDHMRLLAAFVEANNQHIPYLLRKAERIEEYLNQR, encoded by the coding sequence ATGGCTCAAGCAATTGCCAACCCCGAAGAACTTCGGGCATTCGCAATGAAGCTCAAACAATTCAACAGTACTCTCTCCGATCAGGCTGCGAGTCTTGCCAGTCAGCTGGATGCATTGAGCACGACCTGGCGTGACCAGGAGAACGCGAAGTTCACGGAGGAGTTCAAAGATCATATGCGGCTGCTGGCCGCTTTCGTCGAAGCCAACAATCAGCACATTCCTTATTTGCTCCGCAAAGCTGAGCGGATCGAAGAGTACCTCAACCAGCGGTAG